A section of the Zavarzinella sp. genome encodes:
- the pilM gene encoding type IV pilus assembly protein PilM, which produces MAVDPGVWGIDIGQCALKAVRMQMIDGKLTATAFDYVEHPKILSQPDANPDELTRDALEKFISRNPTKGDILALGVPGQSGLARFVKLPPVEEKKIADIVKFEARQQIPFPLEEVVWDFQKIGEGTVADGFAMDTEIGLFAMKRDVISRYMGHFQQVKLEIHQIQMVPLALLNFLTYEILKRGGADGDTSPATTVGKKPCAVALDMGTDASNLVITDGFRIIWQRPIPLGGNHFTRALTRDLKLTFAKAEHLKRNAAKSPELQNILKSLKPVLSEFVGEVTRSLGYFTSTHKDAHVSFMVGLGSAFKLPGLQKYLADKLNIEVKKPAKFDRLEGEVVQQSQVFQENILSYPVAYGLALQGLGLARLGTNLLPPEITVERKIRAKKPYAVVAAASMLLGSTVLAYGYSIPYKQVTDKKIEEAIKLTAPLKTEVGTIKTNIEGRKAEVAATQKQVESIIAGQAERPNWVELNRFVIGCLPVPGPNGNMTSPELQSYWSVGADNPPTGVRAIQKFQERLGKGIDPLTALTDDDLRQFLAMIDLETVHTRYTKDLKGVYDRMGELHLKQIGPGRRFPGSDYYPQDWWPADKITNNQAPGEEVAEELRPEGEGWIVEIRGSTFWKPLPTSETARFIRDTILWNLISKGRIAPNGLDGKPITTDPILGKISHITMFNVWEDKNPAKDRFMYIGNSLLDSLISPAAAQGAGPGMPGGVGSPGGSPGMAMPGGDPNNPGGGGAAAPAAPPWTPIGSSATNGAGSPFGGAIPGGPGGPGGESPSPGFPGIPMPGGPGPGIPGPGGPGIPGPGVPGSGSTLSTVKAKPRYEFIITFVWKEPTPSDQLREIKILEAAPAGTDPNGGYR; this is translated from the coding sequence ATGGCAGTAGATCCAGGCGTTTGGGGAATCGACATTGGTCAGTGTGCCCTGAAGGCAGTACGGATGCAGATGATTGATGGCAAATTGACTGCCACCGCGTTTGATTACGTGGAACATCCGAAGATTTTGTCGCAGCCGGATGCCAACCCGGATGAACTGACACGGGACGCACTGGAAAAGTTCATTTCACGGAACCCCACCAAGGGGGACATTCTGGCGTTGGGTGTACCCGGACAGTCCGGTCTGGCGCGATTTGTGAAGCTGCCACCAGTCGAAGAAAAGAAAATTGCCGACATTGTGAAATTTGAAGCCCGCCAGCAGATCCCCTTCCCACTGGAAGAAGTGGTGTGGGATTTTCAGAAAATTGGCGAAGGCACCGTCGCAGATGGTTTCGCGATGGATACCGAAATCGGTCTGTTCGCGATGAAACGCGACGTGATCAGCCGGTACATGGGCCATTTTCAACAGGTGAAACTCGAAATCCACCAGATTCAGATGGTGCCACTGGCCCTGCTGAACTTCCTGACTTACGAGATCCTGAAGCGGGGTGGTGCCGATGGCGACACCTCCCCAGCCACCACCGTGGGCAAAAAGCCATGTGCTGTTGCCCTGGACATGGGAACGGACGCTTCAAACCTGGTCATTACAGACGGCTTCCGGATTATCTGGCAGCGTCCTATTCCGTTAGGTGGCAACCACTTTACCCGCGCACTGACTCGCGATTTGAAATTAACGTTCGCGAAAGCAGAGCACCTGAAGCGCAACGCAGCCAAATCGCCCGAACTTCAGAATATTCTGAAATCACTAAAACCAGTGCTGAGTGAATTTGTGGGGGAAGTGACCCGTTCGCTGGGTTACTTTACCAGCACACACAAAGATGCCCACGTTAGCTTTATGGTGGGCCTGGGCAGTGCCTTTAAGCTGCCCGGTTTGCAGAAATATCTAGCAGACAAACTGAACATCGAAGTTAAAAAACCTGCCAAATTCGATCGTTTGGAAGGCGAGGTGGTGCAGCAATCGCAGGTATTCCAGGAAAATATCCTCAGCTACCCAGTGGCTTACGGTCTGGCACTGCAAGGTTTAGGGCTGGCCCGCCTGGGCACCAACCTGCTCCCACCGGAAATTACGGTGGAGCGAAAAATCCGTGCCAAGAAGCCTTACGCAGTGGTTGCCGCAGCCAGTATGCTGCTTGGTTCCACCGTATTGGCATATGGGTATTCAATTCCGTACAAGCAGGTAACTGATAAGAAAATCGAAGAAGCAATAAAACTGACCGCACCACTGAAAACAGAAGTTGGTACGATTAAGACCAATATTGAAGGCCGCAAAGCAGAAGTGGCTGCTACCCAGAAGCAGGTCGAATCGATTATTGCTGGTCAGGCAGAACGCCCCAACTGGGTGGAACTGAATCGCTTCGTTATTGGCTGCCTGCCAGTGCCTGGCCCCAACGGCAACATGACCTCACCGGAATTGCAGTCTTATTGGAGTGTCGGTGCAGACAATCCCCCCACCGGCGTGCGGGCAATTCAGAAGTTTCAGGAACGGCTTGGCAAAGGGATCGACCCATTAACCGCACTGACCGATGATGATCTTCGCCAGTTCCTGGCCATGATCGATCTGGAAACGGTGCACACCCGCTACACCAAAGATCTGAAAGGTGTCTATGATCGCATGGGCGAGCTGCACTTGAAGCAGATCGGACCTGGCCGTCGCTTCCCTGGTTCAGATTATTATCCCCAGGATTGGTGGCCGGCAGACAAGATTACGAACAATCAGGCACCTGGCGAAGAAGTAGCAGAAGAACTTCGGCCCGAAGGGGAAGGCTGGATCGTTGAAATCCGCGGCTCAACCTTCTGGAAGCCACTGCCTACTTCGGAAACGGCACGCTTCATTCGCGATACGATTCTGTGGAATCTGATCAGTAAAGGTCGGATTGCACCCAACGGACTGGATGGCAAACCGATCACAACCGATCCTATTCTGGGCAAAATCAGCCACATTACCATGTTCAATGTATGGGAAGATAAAAACCCAGCCAAAGATCGTTTCATGTACATCGGCAACAGCCTGCTCGATTCCTTGATCAGTCCCGCAGCCGCACAGGGTGCAGGACCTGGAATGCCAGGTGGCGTCGGTAGCCCTGGTGGCAGCCCAGGCATGGCGATGCCCGGTGGCGACCCCAACAATCCTGGTGGTGGCGGTGCTGCGGCACCTGCTGCCCCACCCTGGACGCCGATTGGCAGCAGTGCCACCAATGGTGCAGGCAGTCCCTTTGGTGGTGCAATTCCCGGAGGACCAGGTGGTCCTGGTGGTGAATCTCCTTCGCCTGGATTTCCAGGCATTCCTATGCCAGGTGGTCCCGGACCAGGGATACCTGGCCCCGGTGGACCTGGAATTCCGGGCCCGGGTGTGCCTGGTTCAGGAAGTACGCTTTCCACTGTCAAAGCAAAGCCCCGATACGAATTTATCATTACATTTGTCTGGAAAGAACCGACACCTTCCGACCAGTTACGTGAAATCAAAATCCTGGAAGCCGCACCTGCAGGGACCGACCCGAATGGTGGATACAGATAA
- a CDS encoding polymorphic toxin-type HINT domain-containing protein, with product MLDLAYQSNAIRRGDQQDFSWFQFIAATALGGTLNAAFANTCFKGDTPLRTPTGSMRADGIAIGDLLLSQDEFDPNGGIEAKAVEEVFIRVAPILNLHLGGRIIRTTAEHPFYVQDQGWVPAKFLQPGDLLQTEDQQYLPVEGVADSCEVETGYNFRISDYHTYFVGDPTWGLSI from the coding sequence ATGCTCGACCTGGCCTACCAGTCCAACGCCATCCGCCGTGGGGATCAGCAGGATTTCAGTTGGTTCCAGTTCATTGCAGCCACCGCACTCGGGGGCACGCTCAACGCTGCTTTCGCCAACACCTGCTTCAAGGGCGATACGCCTTTGCGGACGCCAACTGGCAGTATGAGAGCCGACGGGATTGCTATAGGCGATCTGTTACTGTCGCAAGACGAATTCGATCCGAACGGCGGGATTGAAGCAAAAGCGGTTGAAGAAGTATTCATTCGCGTTGCCCCGATTCTGAATCTGCATTTGGGTGGCAGGATCATCCGCACCACGGCCGAGCATCCGTTTTATGTGCAAGATCAGGGGTGGGTGCCCGCGAAGTTCCTGCAGCCCGGGGACCTGCTACAGACGGAGGATCAACAGTATCTGCCTGTCGAAGGCGTGGCCGACAGTTGCGAAGTCGAAACGGGTTATAACTTCCGCATCAGCGACTACCACACCTACTTCGTCGGCGACCCCACCTGGGGCTTGAGCATCTGA
- a CDS encoding alpha/beta hydrolase-fold protein has product MRQLSLVLFLAGAPMLLGADTTGFLNREFKDADGKMAKYVLFVPHELDKNKPAPVILFLHGSGETGTDGLKQAKTGLGNAIRKQEKTFPFITIFPQSQERTWRAGSKDAKRALAILDEVTKEFNGDPKRTYLTGLSMGGFGTWSLAAAHPERWAAIAPVCGGGDPKAASKIKDIPCWCFHGDADKAVNVKLSQQMIAALKEAKAEPKYTEYPGVGHNSWDKAYGTAELYTWLLSHSKK; this is encoded by the coding sequence ATGCGTCAATTATCACTTGTTCTTTTTCTGGCAGGTGCTCCCATGCTTCTGGGTGCAGATACCACCGGCTTTTTGAATCGCGAATTCAAAGATGCAGATGGCAAAATGGCCAAATATGTGCTGTTTGTGCCCCACGAACTGGACAAAAATAAGCCCGCCCCGGTGATTCTGTTTCTGCACGGATCGGGCGAAACAGGTACCGATGGCTTAAAACAGGCCAAAACTGGTCTGGGGAATGCCATCCGCAAGCAGGAAAAAACTTTCCCGTTCATTACTATTTTCCCACAATCGCAGGAACGCACCTGGCGTGCGGGTTCCAAAGATGCCAAACGGGCTCTGGCAATTCTGGACGAAGTGACCAAAGAGTTTAATGGCGATCCCAAACGCACCTACCTGACTGGCCTGTCGATGGGTGGCTTTGGCACCTGGAGTCTGGCCGCCGCCCACCCCGAACGCTGGGCAGCAATCGCCCCCGTCTGCGGTGGTGGAGATCCCAAGGCAGCTTCGAAGATCAAAGATATTCCATGCTGGTGCTTCCATGGTGATGCCGATAAAGCAGTGAATGTGAAACTTTCGCAGCAGATGATTGCCGCACTGAAAGAAGCCAAAGCAGAACCCAAGTACACGGAATACCCTGGAGTGGGCCACAATTCGTGGGATAAAGCCTACGGCACTGCCGAATTGTACACCTGGCTCCTCAGCCACAGCAAAAAGTAG
- a CDS encoding polymorphic toxin-type HINT domain-containing protein — translation MKDQGWVPAKFLQPGDLLQSEDQQYLPVEGVADSGEVETVYNFRISDYHTYFVGDPTWGFGVWAHNYGKQVRANDGRSLSKMAAKYRVTNNIFSKDTNIAVIRYITKNGTIKHVYGRAVRYGYHAEKDAFNKLPRYVQEKPNKYIKGIYTEFKPCKGCENSFSGKGSSRIMMNLPQSKVRYSFTGPQDPGFGTYISKLFPKL, via the coding sequence GTGAAAGATCAGGGGTGGGTGCCCGCGAAGTTCCTGCAGCCCGGCGACCTGCTACAGTCGGAGGATCAACAGTATCTGCCTGTCGAAGGCGTGGCTGATAGTGGCGAAGTCGAAACGGTTTACAACTTCCGCATCAGCGACTACCACACCTACTTCGTCGGCGACCCCACCTGGGGCTTCGGCGTCTGGGCACATAATTATGGCAAACAAGTAAGAGCCAATGACGGCCGAAGTTTGAGTAAAATGGCAGCAAAGTATAGGGTAACGAACAACATTTTTTCAAAGGATACTAATATTGCGGTCATAAGATATATAACTAAAAATGGAACGATCAAACATGTATATGGTCGAGCTGTGCGGTACGGGTACCATGCTGAAAAGGATGCATTTAATAAACTTCCGCGTTATGTGCAAGAGAAACCAAACAAATACATTAAAGGAATTTATACAGAGTTTAAGCCTTGCAAAGGATGCGAAAACTCATTTTCAGGAAAAGGATCAAGCAGGATAATGATGAATCTGCCTCAAAGTAAAGTAAGATACTCGTTCACAGGGCCCCAAGATCCAGGTTTTGGCACATATATTAGCAAGCTATTTCCAAAACTCTAG
- a CDS encoding COR domain-containing protein, with amino-acid sequence MPTKQIDQILAAYHATSGKDLDLSCYEMTDQNWATLLEVANDLHQVVSLRVVLKVVPTSVIVQFACCLPNLRHLYAESVNDADLILISEKLSALTTLNMTQTQKVTDVGVDAIANRLTNLTSLYLERAQITDVGVDAIANRLSKLSILDLWGEQVTDVGLKAIADRLTNLNSLTLWAEKVTVNGLKAIADRLTNLCRLSLWSELTDDVMKAIADKLTNLSSLTVWGGQVTDAGVKAIAERLSNLSTLFLGGTLVTDDGVKAIADKLTNLTSLTLWGGQVTDAGVKVIAEQLASLTNLVLTHTQVTDDGVKVIAEQLINLTSLDLSGTKFTDVGVKKIATQLTSLTNLDLTNTQVTDVGVKAIAERLTSLTKLHLTNTQVTDDGVKAVAERLTNLTTLHLSGTKVADAGVKVIAERLTNLTTLHLSGTKVADAGVKAIADRLTNLNSLDLSSTKVADAGVKAIADRLTNLTLLHVEGCKNLTIPKEFVRDFVKVSAIRDYFARLSKEEKRTLNEAKLILVGNEAVGKTSLVNYLIRNTPCTETAKTPGVAIEEGVDVQSWYMEKHITGKTPLKLNVWDFGGQQVLAETHQFFLTARSLYLIVLSARKENENEQETNLVAWLRSIRSRTIEEVPVIVVINKSEGDQQLKIDEARLQREHPAIKRFLRTSCEKKYYGCGIAELRKSIVEVIRTELPHVRDQFPASYFQVKEQLAITARRSSILTRETYRKKCRSAGVHERAEQENLLTLLDRIGIVVTLNDTTLLDPNWLTAAVYRILTHPDVGQANGEFVADQLGKLLTGLNPSDYKPERWPFIIEMMERFGLAFRLPLTAKTYLVPNRSDVAEPNLPGWAEKGLLRFRYEYHQTPNRGLLPRFVVLAHQHLTNPRILWLNGVVLAIQECEVLVKVQQHDRRIGITVRGPEANRRSALAIAREHFAKVHDLNNLQVGTDVYLKVPVEVPECPDAAFDFEFLCSLESDGVKQVTFPGSNSRFEINRLLAGIGPEPHRFSDKEEELLAARDSGGTNFKIHGPVTINHQPQEGDVNNITVNNSGTMAGSAIGKSARTQAKNIINSGNHNEDPFGKRPPIKPWWSALVGPIVAAIVVSVLAAMYLFGANQKVAVLLLIASVAFAVVYIVQTRYAWRSANWPKILIYICVSTAAATAMLPSLKVFLNFTDLVKLQFFIDQSPLVCLFFLVASVALAVIQVYRERHHLHEHG; translated from the coding sequence ATGCCTACCAAACAAATTGACCAAATCTTGGCAGCTTACCATGCCACTTCTGGTAAAGACTTAGATTTAAGTTGCTATGAAATGACAGACCAAAACTGGGCAACACTATTAGAAGTTGCCAACGACCTTCATCAAGTTGTAAGCCTCAGAGTCGTATTGAAGGTTGTACCAACATCTGTCATTGTCCAGTTTGCTTGTTGTTTGCCCAATCTCAGACATTTGTATGCAGAATCAGTCAATGATGCGGACCTTATTCTCATCAGTGAAAAACTCTCTGCACTTACGACTCTGAACATGACGCAAACCCAGAAGGTGACAGACGTTGGGGTAGATGCCATCGCCAACCGGCTCACCAACCTCACTAGCCTCTACCTCGAAAGAGCGCAGATCACGGACGTTGGGGTAGATGCCATCGCCAATCGGCTCAGCAAACTCAGCATCCTCGATCTTTGGGGGGAGCAGGTTACGGACGTTGGCTTGAAGGCGATCGCAGACAGGCTCACCAACCTTAACAGCCTCACTCTCTGGGCTGAGAAAGTTACGGTAAACGGGTTGAAGGCGATCGCAGACAGGCTCACCAACCTCTGTAGACTCTCTCTCTGGAGCGAGCTCACTGATGATGTGATGAAAGCAATCGCCGACAAACTCACCAACCTCAGTAGCCTCACTGTCTGGGGCGGGCAAGTCACTGACGCTGGGGTAAAAGCAATCGCAGAAAGGCTCAGCAATCTCAGTACGCTATTCCTCGGCGGTACACTTGTCACTGACGATGGGGTGAAGGCCATCGCCGACAAACTCACCAACCTTACCAGCCTCACTCTCTGGGGCGGGCAAGTCACTGACGCTGGTGTAAAGGTCATTGCAGAGCAGCTCGCCAGTCTTACTAACCTAGTCCTCACCCATACCCAGGTCACTGACGATGGGGTAAAGGTCATCGCAGAGCAGCTCATCAACCTCACCTCGTTAGACCTCAGCGGTACAAAGTTCACGGACGTTGGGGTGAAGAAAATTGCCACCCAGCTCACTAGTCTTACCAACCTAGACCTCACCAATACACAGGTCACGGACGTTGGGGTGAAGGCCATTGCAGAAAGGCTCACCAGTCTTACCAAGCTACACCTCACCAATACACAGGTCACAGACGATGGGGTGAAGGCCGTCGCAGAAAGGCTCACCAATCTCACCACGTTACACCTCAGCGGTACGAAGGTCGCTGACGCTGGGGTGAAGGTCATCGCAGAAAGGCTCACCAATCTCACCACGCTACACCTCAGCGGTACAAAGGTCGCTGACGCTGGGGTGAAGGCCATCGCCGACAGACTCACCAACCTCAATAGCCTCGATCTCAGCAGTACAAAGGTCGCTGACGCTGGGGTGAAGGCCATCGCTGACAGACTCACCAACCTCACCTTGCTACACGTGGAAGGGTGTAAAAATCTGACGATCCCAAAGGAGTTTGTGCGGGACTTTGTTAAGGTCTCTGCTATTCGGGATTATTTTGCAAGATTGAGCAAAGAGGAAAAGCGAACTCTTAATGAAGCGAAGCTAATCCTCGTCGGCAACGAGGCCGTCGGAAAAACGTCGCTTGTAAACTATCTCATCCGCAATACACCTTGCACAGAAACTGCGAAGACCCCCGGTGTTGCAATCGAAGAGGGTGTGGATGTTCAGAGTTGGTATATGGAGAAGCACATTACTGGGAAAACACCACTAAAGCTGAACGTTTGGGATTTCGGTGGGCAGCAGGTGCTCGCAGAAACCCACCAGTTTTTCCTTACCGCGCGCTCATTATACCTGATTGTACTCTCGGCACGGAAAGAGAACGAGAATGAGCAAGAAACAAACCTAGTAGCTTGGCTTCGTTCGATCCGTTCTCGAACGATAGAAGAAGTTCCCGTCATTGTCGTGATCAATAAGAGTGAAGGTGACCAGCAACTAAAAATCGACGAAGCACGACTCCAGCGTGAGCATCCAGCAATCAAGCGGTTCCTTCGCACATCATGCGAAAAGAAATATTATGGATGCGGAATTGCTGAACTGCGTAAGTCCATCGTGGAAGTGATACGTACCGAATTGCCGCATGTCCGTGATCAATTCCCCGCCAGCTACTTTCAAGTGAAGGAACAGTTAGCAATAACGGCACGACGCTCGTCAATCCTCACACGGGAAACCTACCGTAAGAAATGCCGCAGTGCTGGGGTGCATGAACGAGCAGAACAGGAAAACCTGCTTACACTCCTCGACCGCATCGGCATAGTCGTGACACTCAACGATACCACACTGCTTGATCCGAACTGGCTTACCGCTGCAGTCTACCGTATTCTCACCCACCCGGATGTCGGGCAAGCTAACGGTGAGTTCGTTGCAGATCAGTTGGGCAAGTTACTCACCGGTCTGAATCCAAGTGATTACAAGCCAGAGCGGTGGCCCTTTATTATCGAAATGATGGAGCGGTTCGGACTGGCATTTCGCCTTCCACTTACTGCGAAGACTTACCTCGTGCCGAATCGGTCGGACGTGGCAGAACCGAATCTACCCGGTTGGGCAGAGAAAGGACTGCTTAGATTCCGCTACGAGTACCATCAAACACCAAACCGTGGCCTACTTCCTCGCTTCGTGGTTCTTGCCCACCAACACCTTACCAACCCGCGCATCTTGTGGCTCAATGGAGTTGTGCTGGCGATTCAAGAGTGCGAAGTGTTGGTTAAAGTGCAACAACATGACCGTCGTATCGGAATTACAGTGCGAGGTCCTGAAGCGAATCGCCGAAGTGCGTTGGCGATCGCACGAGAACACTTCGCTAAAGTTCATGATCTCAACAATCTTCAGGTCGGCACTGATGTTTATTTGAAAGTGCCGGTCGAAGTGCCTGAATGTCCCGACGCTGCTTTTGATTTTGAGTTCTTGTGTTCCCTGGAAAGCGACGGAGTAAAGCAAGTGACTTTTCCTGGGAGCAACAGTCGATTTGAAATCAATCGTCTCCTTGCCGGCATCGGCCCAGAACCGCATCGTTTCTCTGATAAAGAGGAGGAACTATTGGCTGCACGCGACAGTGGTGGAACTAATTTCAAAATCCATGGGCCAGTCACGATCAACCACCAGCCGCAAGAAGGGGATGTGAACAACATCACCGTGAACAACTCTGGTACGATGGCAGGTAGCGCAATCGGCAAAAGCGCAAGAACGCAAGCAAAAAACATCATCAATAGTGGCAATCACAACGAGGATCCTTTTGGGAAACGCCCACCGATAAAGCCGTGGTGGTCAGCACTCGTCGGTCCAATTGTTGCTGCTATCGTCGTATCGGTGCTTGCCGCAATGTACCTGTTCGGAGCTAACCAAAAGGTGGCCGTATTGTTATTGATCGCATCAGTGGCGTTCGCTGTTGTATACATCGTTCAAACGCGTTATGCGTGGAGGTCCGCTAACTGGCCGAAAATCCTAATCTACATATGCGTTTCTACTGCGGCGGCGACAGCGATGCTCCCCTCCTTAAAGGTATTTTTGAACTTTACAGACCTTGTGAAGCTCCAATTCTTCATAGACCAGAGCCCCCTTGTCTGCCTCTTTTTCTTAGTCGCTTCGGTCGCATTAGCCGTAATTCAAGTTTATCGTGAGCGACATCACCTACACGAACATGGGTAA
- a CDS encoding ISKra4 family transposase, whose product MIIPDTSSSINPNFLFGLFDRLASEVNRAVQECMPIRDFEQHVQQSVAQIGASAISLYLEMLGDGDLGDKIQTETGEVLHRSEEPRQRSIRTIFGEHQFEQYVYGVDLGRKIDLYPVDVMIQMPANTYSPWFREVMHYLSTKMSYQESSDVISLLYLQKSPVDTLERNIHNLSESAEQFLNEIPIPAPTAEGKILVVSADAKGVPMVRKTKAIPAFDQRYFPGNRRMATLATVYSVNEYFRTAEEIVAALFRENSNREEKRPEPVGKVVAGFLSQCDAEGVLIRGTHHAMVWAAEQVERRHQSGQPLVRLMDGQTSLWEASDVNFDSYETIDILDIIHVASYVWDAAKVFESHREHQEAFARDRLLRILKGDVKSVVSGIRQKATKSELKAEKLKKINQVCNYFEKNYHRMRYDSYLQQGLPIATGVIEGACRHLVMDRMCRTGMRWKTKGAQAMLHARAIDLAGRTREFHIYLANQEYQRTNRFRKQLNLSHLLPLPG is encoded by the coding sequence ATGATTATCCCAGACACATCTTCTTCAATCAACCCCAACTTCCTGTTTGGCCTATTTGATCGACTCGCATCAGAAGTCAATCGTGCTGTACAGGAATGCATGCCGATTCGTGATTTCGAGCAACATGTTCAACAATCGGTTGCTCAAATTGGCGCTTCAGCAATCTCGTTGTACCTGGAAATGCTTGGCGATGGCGACTTGGGAGATAAGATCCAGACAGAAACTGGTGAAGTGCTTCATCGCAGCGAAGAACCCCGACAACGGTCCATCCGAACGATCTTTGGTGAGCATCAGTTTGAGCAGTATGTTTATGGCGTTGATCTTGGCCGCAAGATTGATTTGTATCCTGTGGATGTCATGATTCAGATGCCAGCCAACACATATTCGCCGTGGTTTCGCGAGGTAATGCATTATCTCAGTACAAAGATGTCGTATCAGGAATCATCAGATGTGATTTCTTTGTTGTATCTGCAAAAGAGTCCGGTCGATACTCTGGAACGAAATATCCACAATCTGAGTGAATCTGCAGAACAGTTTCTGAATGAGATCCCAATTCCTGCACCAACAGCAGAGGGAAAGATTCTGGTGGTGAGTGCCGATGCCAAAGGAGTCCCCATGGTTCGCAAGACGAAGGCGATTCCAGCGTTTGATCAACGGTATTTTCCTGGTAATCGGCGTATGGCGACGCTGGCGACCGTATATTCCGTGAATGAATATTTTCGAACGGCTGAAGAGATTGTCGCAGCGTTATTTCGAGAAAACTCGAATCGTGAGGAGAAACGCCCCGAACCGGTGGGCAAAGTGGTTGCGGGATTTTTGTCGCAATGTGATGCGGAGGGGGTGCTGATCAGAGGCACGCACCACGCGATGGTGTGGGCAGCAGAACAGGTCGAACGTCGCCACCAATCAGGTCAGCCTTTGGTACGGCTGATGGATGGTCAGACCAGTTTGTGGGAAGCATCTGATGTCAATTTCGATTCATACGAAACAATTGATATCCTGGATATCATTCATGTTGCCAGTTATGTGTGGGATGCGGCAAAAGTGTTTGAGTCTCACCGTGAACATCAGGAAGCGTTTGCTCGAGACCGCCTATTGAGAATCCTGAAGGGAGATGTGAAAAGTGTGGTTTCGGGAATCCGTCAGAAAGCGACAAAAAGCGAATTGAAAGCAGAAAAGTTAAAGAAGATTAATCAGGTTTGCAACTACTTTGAAAAGAACTACCACCGGATGAGATATGACAGCTATTTGCAGCAGGGGCTGCCGATTGCAACCGGGGTGATTGAAGGGGCTTGTCGGCACCTGGTGATGGATCGAATGTGCCGCACGGGAATGCGCTGGAAAACGAAAGGAGCCCAGGCAATGCTACACGCCCGAGCAATTGATCTGGCAGGTCGAACTAGAGAATTTCATATTTACCTGGCTAACCAGGAATACCAAAGAACAAACAGGTTCCGCAAACAGCTCAATCTATCCCACTTATTACCCTTGCCCGGATGA
- a CDS encoding tetratricopeptide repeat protein encodes MTRSWTIAFVAVYWAILAHTAVGDDISTQLRSAQEQLKLGQFKIAQDHVDAALKLDDKNAQIHFMQGEIFAAMRKHDPAISAYEKAYQLDNKMIIAVDRRGGEQFKLGKVAESIVDFDRYLKVFPKQEAAHWRRGISYYYVKKFAEGARQFDIGQEVFGADVENAFWYWLCLCGKDGVQKANSKILKLSAPDARIPMMDIYAMLQGKAKPEDVIVTATNAKLSADDKNEAMFYANLYVGLYYEGIGKPKESLKHIETAVEKYVISHYMWDVAKVHHLLRTGKKD; translated from the coding sequence ATGACACGAAGTTGGACGATCGCCTTTGTTGCAGTTTACTGGGCAATTCTGGCACACACTGCCGTGGGGGATGATATTTCCACCCAGTTACGTTCTGCCCAGGAGCAATTGAAACTAGGTCAATTCAAAATAGCGCAGGATCATGTGGATGCTGCGCTGAAACTGGATGACAAAAATGCCCAGATCCACTTTATGCAGGGCGAAATTTTCGCTGCGATGCGTAAGCATGATCCTGCGATCAGTGCTTACGAGAAAGCATACCAGTTGGATAACAAAATGATCATCGCCGTCGATCGACGTGGGGGTGAGCAGTTCAAACTGGGTAAAGTGGCAGAATCCATTGTTGATTTTGACCGTTACCTGAAAGTATTTCCTAAACAGGAAGCCGCCCACTGGCGACGTGGGATTTCCTACTACTACGTGAAAAAATTTGCAGAAGGTGCCCGCCAGTTCGACATCGGCCAGGAAGTGTTTGGTGCAGATGTGGAAAATGCATTCTGGTACTGGCTCTGTCTGTGTGGCAAAGATGGTGTACAGAAAGCCAATTCCAAAATCCTGAAGCTCAGCGCACCCGATGCCCGTATTCCAATGATGGACATTTATGCCATGCTGCAAGGCAAAGCTAAGCCCGAAGATGTGATTGTCACAGCTACGAACGCCAAATTAAGTGCGGATGATAAAAACGAGGCAATGTTCTACGCCAACCTCTACGTGGGGCTTTATTACGAAGGCATTGGTAAACCCAAAGAGAGCCTGAAACACATTGAAACTGCTGTCGAAAAATATGTGATTAGCCACTATATGTGGGATGTGGCTAAGGTTCACCATCTGCTGCGTACAGGTAAGAAAGATTAG